gccagcgccgccgatccAGCCAGAAGAGCTCGCGTGCGAACTCTGCGTCTTCCTGCGGCTCCcacaagcgcgccttgtgttgcggcgcacactcggcatactgcgcgcgccagtACGCGACCCTGTCCTGCTCTTTGCGTGCATAGATACGCTCAGCTTCGCTGGCttcgcgctggatgcgctcTGTGCGTGCCGCACACCGCGCTTGCTCCGCGGCAACATCCGCTGCCTCGGGGTCGTCCACGTCGCTGGGCGCATGTGCGGGTGAGAAGGAGCGCACACGGTCCTGCGAAGCAgccgcacggcgcttcTCCAcctcgagcgtgcgccgccggtcctcggcatcgcgcgcaacggcAGCAATACGAAACTTTTCAATCTCCGATAAAATGTTTGCAGGGCGATTCGCGCCGAGCTCTTCGGGCCGCAAATCCTTCAGATGCGCAGGGATCTCGTAGACGTTCACGTCCGCATccgcgcctgtgcctgctTGGGCACGCATCATGCCGACGATctgcatggcgcgtgcacgcgccttgcgctcttcctgcgcgtcgtcgtcggTGCGCACGAGCGTTTTTTGGAACTCGTCCAAAAACGCAGTTGTTTTCTCGTCGGCCTTGACCACAAGGCACTTCGGCGCCAAGCCCACGTCCACGCCCATGCTCGGCAGCTCGACGCCGttgagcacggcgagcgcgcgcagcacgtcGTGCGCGGAAAGAAAATCCGCAAACCCAAACGCTTTACTCACGCGCTTGAACGAGCGGAAAGAACCACACGACTAGAATTAGCAGTGCAAAAAAACCAACCTTGAGCAGCTCTATCAGCCAGCGGTCGTTGACGCCGGGCGAAATGCCCCCCACAAACACAGTCGACGCCGCCTCCGCCATCAAagacaagcagcgcacgcgccgcgcggatAGGTGGACAATGGAGGCGTGTATCTTTGCTATACTGTCGCAACGTGGCCTTTTGCGTCTTTTCCACGACATGGCTACGCCGCGGGGAGCGCCCGTGCTGCCGCCCGGATGGACTGCGCAATGGTACGTTTGTCTCATGCACACGCTAATGCCAGGGATTCAGCGGCTGGACGCCAGGTGTATATCGAGACGGCAACCGGCCGCAAAAGCTGGAACCCGCCCGTGCTGCAGCCTCGACGCCCttctgcacagcgcatggCACACCAGCCtggccatgcgcgcatgtcgaTGCCTGTAGCGGGCGTGCAAGGCGGTGCAACATCGCCGTCCATGGCACGGCCTTCTCCGCGcctcgcacgcgcgcctAGCATCGGCGCAATCGGTCACGCGGCAAGGCCGTCGATGGCACGACCGCCGAtgccggcgcagcagcgtgccgcgaGCGGCcccggcgccgcgccgcgcaatgcaagTATTTCGCCCGGCATGCAAGTGCCGCCGGTGCCGCggcctgccgcgcgcccGCCCACAACGATGGCATCGCCGCCATCTGCACCACCAACCTCAGCGCCGATTCGCccgacggcgccgcgcccccGCCCTGCCTCGCGACCACTGTCAAGCGTAGGCCCTTTGCCTGGCATGCCCTCATCTGCACCGGAAGATGCGCCTTCaggcgcacgtcgcgcgccgcccagcgctgcagcttcgCGTCGTCGCGCCTACCCAACGGCGCACCTAACCGCAAATAGTGTCAGCTACGCGGGCCAGTACAATGCCACACAGCCTCCCGCGACGCCCGGCTCTGACGCCGTGTTTACGCCCGCCACGATGGGCCACAGCcccatgcgcagcgtctccGGCCAGCTCCAAGGCACTCGCACGCCCACAAAGCCACGCGTGGCTTC
This is a stretch of genomic DNA from Malassezia vespertilionis chromosome 1, complete sequence. It encodes these proteins:
- a CDS encoding uncharacterized protein (COG:A; EggNog:ENOG503NWI5), with translation MAEAASTVFVGGISPGVNDRWLIELLKSCGSFRSFKRVSKAFGFADFLSAHDVLRALAVLNGVELPSMGVDVGLAPKCLVVKADEKTTAFLDEFQKTLVRTDDDAQEERKARARAMQIVGMMRAQAGTGADADVNVYEIPAHLKDLRPEELGANRPANILSEIEKFRIAAVARDAEDRRRTLEVEKRRAAASQDRVRSFSPAHAPSDVDDPEAADVAAEQARCAARTERIQREASEAERIYARKEQDRVAYWRAQYAECAPQHKARLWEPQEDAEFARELFWLDRRRWLHMRAAEVARERAADDADRHAQRNEEEKARQEAEAFLAEQEREMAEFAERQRASGLLVHDGAPLRLHVHMATDEGVKRRLALAERLRGARSEDAIRHVLPADDTQLFAITPDWSRLDISSYTPLLDAGIEASFGEVVEDLRDAALEKLREEASAQEVLDVLEPVLDDEAPALVASVWRALLLDSLRP